The proteins below are encoded in one region of Helianthus annuus cultivar XRQ/B chromosome 2, HanXRQr2.0-SUNRISE, whole genome shotgun sequence:
- the LOC110913881 gene encoding uncharacterized protein LOC110913881: MVLYMFLEYYNKFNWDKFGMSIDGAVNLSLMPEIVVENPTHHALFGGQFLRELINLYTVPCKIPAENSPPFIRKVVNIIDPLKTDNNLGRSVNFGNCLRIKLALRLGAGTLAEILELPMEKIEERIKNFFDLLGDFNGNLRSLLSSQCTLGFRYAAGHEHHRLAGKSYAINGSVMLPVPNQPIHRTSPLSRPPMGPSWRASGRGRVP; this comes from the exons ATG GTTCTTTACATGTTCTTGGAGTATTACAACAAATTTAACTGGGATAAATTCGGCATGAGTATTGATGGTGCGGTTAACTTATCTTTAATGCCTGAAATAGTTG TTGAGAATCCCACCCATCATGCCTTATTCGGTGGACAATTTCTTAGGGAACTCATAAACTTGTACACCGTGCCTTGTAAGATACCTGCGGAAAATAGCCCACCTTTTATACGGAAGGTTGTTAACATCATTGATCCGCTGAAAACAGATAACAATCTTGGGCGAAGCGTTAATTTTG GAAACTGTTTACGTATAAAGCTTGCTTTACGTCTTGGTGCTGGTACGCTTGCTGAGATTTTGGAATTACCGATGGAGAAAATCGAAGAAAGGATCAAGAACTTCTTTG ACCTCTTAGGAGATTTTAATGGTAACCTGAGGAGTCTTCTATCCAGCCAATGTACTCTAGGTTTTCGTTACGCAGCTGGTCATGAGCATCATCGGTTGGCTGGTAAATCATACGCAATTAATGGTTCGGTAATGCTTCCTGTCCCAAATCAACCGATTCACCGAACTAGCCCATTGAGCAGGCCTCCTATG GGCCCGTCCTGGAGAGCAAGTGGAAGGGGTCGTGTGCCATGA